ACGTCGGCACCTCCTTTACCGAGCCGGGATTTGTCGCCGATGCGATCGAGATGTTGCATCTGATCGCAGGCGGTGAGGATAAATGGCGCGAGCGGCCTTTTGTCAGCAACTCCAACTGCTTTGTCGTACCGCCGATGAAATTCGCCACAGAATCCTGTCTGGTGATGGAGGAGTGTATCCGCTTGGGCATGCCGGTGCTGCTTCTCTCGGCCGGTCAGGCCGGGGCCACCGCCCCTGCCCCGATTGCCGGGGCGATCGTGCAGGCAACGGCGGAATGTCTGGCGGGCCTCGTCTATGTGAATGCGGTCAAGCCGGGGTTTCCGGCGATTTTCGGCACCTGGCCCTTTGTCAGCGATCTGCGCACGGGTGCGATGTCCGGGGGATCGGGCGAACAGGCGCTGCTGACGGCAGGCTGCGCGCAGATGCACAAGTATTACGGCCTTCCCGGTGGCGCGGCGGCGGGCATCGCCGATGCGAAATTGCCCGACATGCAGGCAGGCTGGGAACAGGCAACCTCGAATGTCATGGCAGGCCTTTCGGGCCTGAACATGGTCTATGAGGCGGCGGGCATGCATGCCTCTTTGCTGGGGTTCTGCCTTGAATCGCTGATCCTTGGCGATGACCTTATTGGTCAGGCGCTGCGCTGCACGCGCGGCATCGAAGTGGACGAGGACACGCTCAGCCTTGAGGTGATCCGCGCCACCTGCATCGGTGGCCCCGGTCATTACCTTGGCGCGGAGCAAACGCTGGGGCGGATGCAGACGGATTATCTTTATCCCTGCATCGCCAACCGCTCGTCGCCCAAGGAGTGGGACGAGTTGGGCAAGCCCGACCTGATCGCCAAAGCCACGGAAAAGAAGCTGAAGATCCTGTCGGAACGGGCGGCTGCCCGGTTTGATCCGGTGACGGACGCGGCCATTCGCGAACGGTTCAAGATCCACCTTCCCGCTTGAGAAGTGCCCTGTAGGCCACTGAATAAACAGCAAAAACGCGCGCATCGTCGGATTGCGCGCGTTTTAACTTTGTGCTGAACCATGGGGGCTGGGCGCGGATATCGCGTCAGGCAGCGCGCCGCCCATCACCCTCAAAAGAAGATATCCGCCAATTCGTCTCCGGGGGCTTGCACCGCGATTTCGGATGCGGAGGCAGGTGTTGCCTCACCTTCGAAAATGCGGTCGTGGATCTCGCGCTCGGCATCCATCGTGTAAATCGCGTAAAGCTGGCTTAACCGATCCTGTTCAGAGGGCTGCACGTCATACCGGCTTTGATCCGCATTTTCATTTGAAATCAAACCATTGAGGCCTGTAATGAAAGTGCCGAGCTCTGCCTTGGCCGCGACCAGCGACGATAGCGATGTCTCGCTCGCGTGAAGCGCGATCTTGAGCGCGTCGCCCTTGATGGCACAGCCCTGTTTGGTCGCAAGAACCGCCTGATCCGTGGCATTCAGCCGCTCGGAAATATCCTGCGCAAATCCCACTGTGCGAGACATTTTGTCATCCGCTGACGACACATCGGGCATGGTCGTGGCAGCAAGCGCGCGCGTCGTTGTGGCGATCTGGTCAAAAATCTCGTTGGATATCTTGGTCAGCGACAAGACCTGACGCGAGAGTTCCTGAAGCGCGCCCGCCTCTGAACCCATGTTGCAACACACAATGAATGTATTGAGGCCAAGCATCCGAATATGATGATCGAGCAGCCCCATTTCAGCCGCGATGGTCTGGATCGACCCGATATGATCCTGTGTGGTTCGGCCAATCCGGTGCAGAACATCCAGATTTGACTGGCTGGATTGCAGCGCGCTCGACAGCCGGTTGGCACAGGTGATCATCGCCGAAACCCGCTTTCTCTGGGTGTCATTGGGATCAAGATAGACCTGTTCCGCCGCCCCGAGAACCTGATCGGATTTCCGACGTATGGCAGCAAGCCGCAGCAGAACAGACGCGACATCGCGCGCCATTTCATCCCGACTTGCCTCGGCCTGACAAATTGCCAGATAGCCCAGCCCATCGCTTGCCTCTAGCCGCTCTTGGGCCAGAGCAGCCCCAAGAGAGGCGCGGGCGATCACCTCGACATGCTCCAGCCGCTGGCGAACAGAGTCACCTGTCTGAAGTTCACCGACGATGGCAGAGATTTCTGCAAAGATGTCCCGCATCCCGGCTTCGATTACAGCATTGCCCGTGGCCAATTCATGCCGGTCCAGTTGAATTTCGCTGATTTGCGCCTCGAGACCATCAAGCGCCGGCATGACCCTATCCTTCATATCCCGCGAGAGGTTCAAAGAGATCAGATCAAGATCCGCCATCTCGACCTCGATGATCTCGATATGGGCTTGCAGGGATTTGAGTTGCTCGTCAGCAGAGGCCGCGATGCGGGCCAGCTCGATCGAGAATTCGTCAATCTTGGATTCCTGCCTTGTCAGCGATTTCCCCAATATCCGCGAAATCGGGGCCGAGGCAGACATCGTGCGAATAACCACGGACAGATGGCTGACATTGCTCTGGATTTTGCGGATACCCGCACGCAGGGTTTCGGCCATCTGGACAAAGGCCTGCACATCCCCGCTGATCTCTGCACTGTGCTCGACAGAGTTCAGGCAGAGCATCCGCAGCGTCTGGGTCTCTTCCGGGCCCAACACCACGCTGAGCCGCGCGAGCACCTCGCGCAGTTGCATAAGGTCCTCCACGCTTGTCCCAAGCCCCTGCCCGGCCCGTAGAAAGATCGCCTCGATAGTGCCCGTCGCCTTGCGGAGACAGTCGATATAGGCGTTAGACAACAGGGTTCGCATGGCAGGATTCATCCGGTCTACCTCGCACGCAACTGGTGGGTATTGGCAAAGGCGGAAATTGCGCCCGGAACCTCGGAGAGAGCGACAACGCGCGTCGCAGCCCCCATGCGGATCGCCTCGCGCGGCATGCCAAAGACGACGCAGGTTTCTTCGTTCTGCGCCAGGGTCGTGGCCCCCGCCTCGCGCATTTCACGCAACGAGCGCGCGCCGTCATCGCCCATGCCCGTAAGGATGATCCCGAGCGCGTTATGTCCTGCGGTCTGGGCGGCGGATCGAAACAGAATATCGACCGAGGGACGATGCCGGCAGATATACGGACCATCCACGATCTTGACACCATACCCGCGCCCCTGCCGGACCAGCATCATGTGGAAATTCCCCGGCGCGATCAGCACCTCGCCGGGATTGCACAGATCGCCATCGGCCGCCTCTTTAACGTTGACACGGCACAGCCCGTTCAGACGCCGCGAGAAGGCCGTCGTGAACCCGGCAGGCATATGCTGAACGATCACGACAGGGGGGCATGTCACCGGCAGATCCACCAGAACCGAGCGGATGGCCTCTGTGCCCCCGGTAGAGGCCCCGATGCAAACGATGGGCGAGGTATGGGCGATGTTTTTGGGCCGCGCAGGCGGAATCAGAGCATCCGCCAAAAGCTTGGTGCCGGTCTCGCGGGGGGGCGTCACCCTGCGGGCCGCTTTGTGGCCGGATTCCGCAGCCGCGTGGATCGCGTCGCAGATGGCGATAGCGGATTCCTGAAAATCCGCATCCGTTTTTGGTGCCGGTTTCGAGACAACCTCGACCGCGCCACTGGCAAGCGCCGTCAGCGCAAGGTCTGACCCGGCTGCGGCATGGCTGGAACAGATCACCACCGGAATTGGCCGCTGCGCCATGATCTTGCGCAGAAATTCCAGACCGGACATGCGCGGCAATTCCATATCGAGCAGCATGACATCGGGCAGGCCCGATTGCATTTTTGAAACTGCGATGAACGCATCCGCCGCGGTGCCAAACAGTTTAAGGGTCGGATCAGTTTCCACAATCCGCATCAGCATGGCCCGCGCCGAGGCGGAATCGTCAACGATCAAGACCGAAATCTGAGGTTTGCAGGCTATGTCCAGCATCGCGGTCTACTCTTTTTGAAACACAGCCGTGGCAAGCTGCTTAAGATTGGGTTGTTTCACGGTCATGGATTCAGAATGTCCAACCACCAGATACCCTTGCGGTGTCAGGTGGCGGGCCAGCCGGGCGATCACCCTGGCTTGGTCCTCGGGCTCAAAGTAGATGAGCACGTTGCGCAGGAATATGATGTCCACGTCCTGATCCACGGGATAAGTGTCATCCATAAGGTTGAGATGAGTAAAGTTAGCCTTGCTTCTCAAGGCTGGCACAATCCGTGCCATCCCACGCATATCTTCGGAGTGACCTTGCATAACATACCGTTTGCGCAGGGCAGAGGGCACAGGCGCGAGGGCCTCTGTCGTGTAAATCGCGCGCTTGGCGGCCTCGACCATGCGGGTGGAAATATCCGTGCCGAGGATGGCGTATTGAAACCCGGCCCCGTTGCGCACGGCTTCTTCCAGCAGCATAGCCGTCGTATAGGCCTCGGACCCATCCGAACAGGCCGCACTCCAGAACTTGACATCGACAGGTTTGTTGAGCCGCTGCTTGCGCCGCAAAATCTCGGGCAGCATGTCATTCATGAGGCAACGGAAATGGGCCGGTTCCCGAAAGAAATCGGTCTTGTTGGTCGTGATGAGATCAATGACATCATCACGCTCCGCACCAAACCCGCCGTCCTCAAAGAGGTGGCGGTAATAGTCCTCTAGTGAGTTGAAACCAAGGCTCTGCACACGGCGGCGAAGGCGACTTTCGATCATCACCTTTTTACCAGACGGCAGTTTGATCCCGGTTTCGCGGGAAATCACCTCTGCAAAGTGGTCGTGATAGGATTTGGCACGGGACAGGCTCATGTCAGCGTAAACTCTTCTGAAGTCTCGATCGCGCGTTGAGACGCGAATTCTGGGGTCTTGCGCCGGACACCCTCGCTAAAGAGCTTTTCGAGGTTGAGAATGCAGACAAAGGTGCCGTTGCGGCGCCCGATACCCGTCAGCACATTTTCATCCCAAGTGGTGATGCCCGCATCGGCAGGGGATTTGATCCCGCCCGCGTCCAGCTCTGTTACTTCGATCACCCGCTCGGTTTTAAGACCGACGGTCGCGCCATGTTGGCCATTCACAAGGCTGAGGATAAGAATGCGCGTCTCGGATGTGTCCTCGGTCGGCCCTCGGGACAAGAGCTCTGAGAGGTCTGTGACGGCGATACTCTCGCCGCGCACGTCAATCAGACCCAAAAGTTCTGCCGGGCTATTTGGCAGCGGAGCAATCGGTTGCGTGTCAAGGATCTGCCGCACCCGGTTTACAGGGACAGCAAAGAGCGATCCGCTCGATTGAAAAGTTACGACTTGGGTGTTCTCGTTCATTGCACCAACCTCACGCTGCATCGCGCGATGCAAAGCCATGATCGAGATCATCCTTGTTCGCACCGTGATTGAAAGAAAAGCCGCCTGAGGTCCGCGAGGATTTGCTCGAGCTGGCTTGGACTGCTCGGGTGGCAGGACGGGCCGGGACAGGGTTTTCCTGCACAGCCGCAGCCTTTTCTGCCAAGACAAAGTAGGACACCGCAACCTGCAACTGTTCGGATTGGGTCGACAGTTCTTCGGCTGTGGCAGATAGCTCCTCAGCCGCCGAGGTGTTCTCTTGTGTCACCTTGTCGAGTTGCTGGATGGCTAGATTAACCTGCGTGGCACCGGCAGCCAGTTCCTGCGAGGCCGAAGAGATTTCACTGACAAGCAGCGATGTACGTTCGATATCGGGCACAAGACCTTGGAGCATCGACCCGGCATTCTCGGCTGACCGAACCGTGGTCGCCGACAGGGCAGAGATTTCCGCCGCTGCTGTCTGACTGCGTTCGGCCAGTTTGCGCACTTCAGCCGCGACAACCGCAAAGCCGCGCCCATGTTCGCCAGCACGCGCCGCCTCGACCGCAGCGTTGAGCGCCAGAAGGTCGGTTTGACGCGCAATCTCTTGCACAACAATGATCCGGTTGGCGATATCCTGCATGGCGGTGACGGCTTCGGCCACGGCCTTGCCACTCTCGCGGGCATCCTGCGCGGATTTGACGGCCATACGCTCGGTTTCAGCGGCGTTTTCCGCACTCTGCTTGATATTGGCCGACATCTGCTCGACCGAGGACGACGCCTCTTCGGTGGACGAGGCCTGCTCGGTGGCCCCTTGCGACAATTCCTCGGATGTGGCGGCCATTTGCTGACTGCCCGAGGCCACGTTGCGGATGGCGGATGTGACATCCCCCACAACATCGCGCAGCTTGGCAACCATCGTATTGACCGACTGAAGAAGATCGCTGACCTCGTCATTGCCGCGAATGGCCACGGTTCTGGTCAAGTCGCCCGCGGCGACCCGACCCGTGATGGCGATAGCGCTTTTAAGCCCCTTGGAGATCGAGAGCGTGACCCAAGCGCCCGCACCAACACCGATCACGATGGAGGCGGACATCAGCAACATCAGGATGTTGCGGGACGTGCTGAATTGCTCGTTGGTTTGCACCACGACCTCTGCCACGCCATCCGTGTTCATCTTGCTGATCTTGTCCAGAACGCCCTGCATCTCGCGCCCTCGTTGCACACCCTCGGATTGGAGGTAGCGGGCGGCCTCTGACTGCTGGTTCATGTCCTTCATGGACATGGCTTTGGCGTAGACACTCAAAAGCTCCGCCTCGACCTTGGTGTAATCGTCCAACAAGGTCCGACCTTCGGGGCTGGCAATCGCAAAGAGCTTGTCGAAAAGCACCACCTTCTTGTCTATGGCAGCCTTGATCGTTTTCTGAAGGTCACGTTTATCAAGGGCAGAGTCGGCCAAGAGATAGGAACGAATATCACGCTGCATTTGAACTTGCTCGGTGATCAGCGCCTCTGATGCCATCACACGAGCGACATTCTCGTTCATGATGTTATTCAGGCTGTGATTGAACTCTGCCATATCCTTCAATGCCAGGATCATGGCACATCCAGCCATGCCCAGAACCAATAGGAATGTCGCGGTCAGTTTTGCCTTTATTGTCAGTCTCATGATGTAACCTTTGAAAAACTAGAGAGCGTTGGCTGTCGCGATATGTGCGGCAAAGATGTTGTTGAGGTCCGGCAGGATGGTGATGCCTTCGGGGCCTTGGACGAGGCCCCGCACATAATCGGCAGGCCAGATCGTGCCCGTGGGTGGCAGGGGTTCGATGCGATCACAGTCGATCGTCACCACTTCGCGCACCTCGTCGGCGGAGACACCGACGGTGATCAGTTCGTTTTCAATCGGCATTTGCAGAACCAGAACGCGCGTGTTTTCATCGACAGGGGGCGTGGGAATGCTAAAGATCACGCGCAGATCGGCCAGAGGCACGACCCCGCCCCGCACATTGATGACCCCCTGCGCGAACGCCCCGCCATGGGGCACGCGGGTAACGGGAATTGGCGAGAGAATTTCCAGAACAGCACTGGTCTCAATCGCGAAAATTCGCTCTCCAAGGCGCAGGGCAACCACTGTCAGGGTCTTGGCCGATCTGTTGAGGTCTTTGGTCATGCTGCTTTCTCGATTTTTCTGAGGTCGGTCCGGGCAAGCTCCACAAGATTGCCAACTTCAAGCACCAGAGCGACCGAGCCATCCCCAAGTATCGTCGCCCCAGAGATGGATTTGACGCCCGCGTGCAGGCGCGACATCTGTTTGACGACAGTTTGATTGGTGCCAAGGATGCGGTCGACCGCCAGCCCGACACGCAGGCTGGCCGCAGAGACCACGATCACATTCTGCAAGGTGTTGCGTTCCTCGGCACAGTCCAAAAGCGTTCGGAGCCGCAGGAAAGGCACCAGAGAATCGCGTATCTGCAAAAAGCTAGAGATGGTGTCCGCCCCAGCATCGCTTGCGGGCAGTTCCACGATCTCTTGCACCGCCGCCATCGGAATGATGTAGCGATCGCCACCCACCTCGACGAGAAGCCCGTCGATGATCGACAGCGTGAGCGGCAAGCGCAGGGTTAAGGTTGTGCCATGGCCCGGCTCGGACGAAATCACGATCCGGCCTCTCAGACCTTCGACCGTGCGTTTGACCACATCCATGCCAACCCCGCGCCCCGAAAGCTCTGTGACT
The nucleotide sequence above comes from Roseovarius mucosus. Encoded proteins:
- a CDS encoding trimethylamine methyltransferase family protein; amino-acid sequence: MTDTITRRAGGRAARREARSNPLAANLRPVHPGQEGGTYHPLSKAQMDRIHHAVLDALEQIGLADAPPSGVAYLTGAGAILGSDGRIRFPRALIEDTIAKANREITLFGRDPRHDMLLQGNRVHYGTAGAAVHVVEVNTRTYRESTVQDLHDAARIADQLDNIHFVQRPMVCRDIVDNREMDLNTLYACCAGTTKHVGTSFTEPGFVADAIEMLHLIAGGEDKWRERPFVSNSNCFVVPPMKFATESCLVMEECIRLGMPVLLLSAGQAGATAPAPIAGAIVQATAECLAGLVYVNAVKPGFPAIFGTWPFVSDLRTGAMSGGSGEQALLTAGCAQMHKYYGLPGGAAAGIADAKLPDMQAGWEQATSNVMAGLSGLNMVYEAAGMHASLLGFCLESLILGDDLIGQALRCTRGIEVDEDTLSLEVIRATCIGGPGHYLGAEQTLGRMQTDYLYPCIANRSSPKEWDELGKPDLIAKATEKKLKILSERAAARFDPVTDAAIRERFKIHLPA
- a CDS encoding transducer-like protein, TlpC — protein: MRTLLSNAYIDCLRKATGTIEAIFLRAGQGLGTSVEDLMQLREVLARLSVVLGPEETQTLRMLCLNSVEHSAEISGDVQAFVQMAETLRAGIRKIQSNVSHLSVVIRTMSASAPISRILGKSLTRQESKIDEFSIELARIAASADEQLKSLQAHIEIIEVEMADLDLISLNLSRDMKDRVMPALDGLEAQISEIQLDRHELATGNAVIEAGMRDIFAEISAIVGELQTGDSVRQRLEHVEVIARASLGAALAQERLEASDGLGYLAICQAEASRDEMARDVASVLLRLAAIRRKSDQVLGAAEQVYLDPNDTQRKRVSAMITCANRLSSALQSSQSNLDVLHRIGRTTQDHIGSIQTIAAEMGLLDHHIRMLGLNTFIVCCNMGSEAGALQELSRQVLSLTKISNEIFDQIATTTRALAATTMPDVSSADDKMSRTVGFAQDISERLNATDQAVLATKQGCAIKGDALKIALHASETSLSSLVAAKAELGTFITGLNGLISNENADQSRYDVQPSEQDRLSQLYAIYTMDAEREIHDRIFEGEATPASASEIAVQAPGDELADIFF
- a CDS encoding methyl-accepting chemotaxis protein, giving the protein MRLTIKAKLTATFLLVLGMAGCAMILALKDMAEFNHSLNNIMNENVARVMASEALITEQVQMQRDIRSYLLADSALDKRDLQKTIKAAIDKKVVLFDKLFAIASPEGRTLLDDYTKVEAELLSVYAKAMSMKDMNQQSEAARYLQSEGVQRGREMQGVLDKISKMNTDGVAEVVVQTNEQFSTSRNILMLLMSASIVIGVGAGAWVTLSISKGLKSAIAITGRVAAGDLTRTVAIRGNDEVSDLLQSVNTMVAKLRDVVGDVTSAIRNVASGSQQMAATSEELSQGATEQASSTEEASSSVEQMSANIKQSAENAAETERMAVKSAQDARESGKAVAEAVTAMQDIANRIIVVQEIARQTDLLALNAAVEAARAGEHGRGFAVVAAEVRKLAERSQTAAAEISALSATTVRSAENAGSMLQGLVPDIERTSLLVSEISSASQELAAGATQVNLAIQQLDKVTQENTSAAEELSATAEELSTQSEQLQVAVSYFVLAEKAAAVQENPVPARPATRAVQASSSKSSRTSGGFSFNHGANKDDLDHGFASRDAA
- a CDS encoding chemotaxis protein CheW, yielding MALHRAMQREVGAMNENTQVVTFQSSGSLFAVPVNRVRQILDTQPIAPLPNSPAELLGLIDVRGESIAVTDLSELLSRGPTEDTSETRILILSLVNGQHGATVGLKTERVIEVTELDAGGIKSPADAGITTWDENVLTGIGRRNGTFVCILNLEKLFSEGVRRKTPEFASQRAIETSEEFTLT
- a CDS encoding protein-glutamate methylesterase/protein-glutamine glutaminase; protein product: MLDIACKPQISVLIVDDSASARAMLMRIVETDPTLKLFGTAADAFIAVSKMQSGLPDVMLLDMELPRMSGLEFLRKIMAQRPIPVVICSSHAAAGSDLALTALASGAVEVVSKPAPKTDADFQESAIAICDAIHAAAESGHKAARRVTPPRETGTKLLADALIPPARPKNIAHTSPIVCIGASTGGTEAIRSVLVDLPVTCPPVVIVQHMPAGFTTAFSRRLNGLCRVNVKEAADGDLCNPGEVLIAPGNFHMMLVRQGRGYGVKIVDGPYICRHRPSVDILFRSAAQTAGHNALGIILTGMGDDGARSLREMREAGATTLAQNEETCVVFGMPREAIRMGAATRVVALSEVPGAISAFANTHQLRAR
- a CDS encoding CheR family methyltransferase, with product MSLSRAKSYHDHFAEVISRETGIKLPSGKKVMIESRLRRRVQSLGFNSLEDYYRHLFEDGGFGAERDDVIDLITTNKTDFFREPAHFRCLMNDMLPEILRRKQRLNKPVDVKFWSAACSDGSEAYTTAMLLEEAVRNGAGFQYAILGTDISTRMVEAAKRAIYTTEALAPVPSALRKRYVMQGHSEDMRGMARIVPALRSKANFTHLNLMDDTYPVDQDVDIIFLRNVLIYFEPEDQARVIARLARHLTPQGYLVVGHSESMTVKQPNLKQLATAVFQKE
- a CDS encoding chemotaxis protein CheW, with translation MTKDLNRSAKTLTVVALRLGERIFAIETSAVLEILSPIPVTRVPHGGAFAQGVINVRGGVVPLADLRVIFSIPTPPVDENTRVLVLQMPIENELITVGVSADEVREVVTIDCDRIEPLPPTGTIWPADYVRGLVQGPEGITILPDLNNIFAAHIATANAL